One region of Qipengyuania gaetbuli genomic DNA includes:
- a CDS encoding 5-(carboxyamino)imidazole ribonucleotide synthase, producing MLKRGSTIGILGGGQLGRMMAAAATQLGYKCIGYAPEGDNVAGELCEDFFTNRWDDKAALAAFAARCDVVTWEFENVPVETARAIPAGRIFPDPRALETAQDRLNEKRFVEGLGGRPAAYAKVDSPSDLEAAADRLGAPGILKTRRDGYDGKGQWRIMSGRDAAGLKLPDVSTIYEGFVEFDAEFSVILVRGQDGEIRFWDSARNVHEDGILAASLLPAGDIVEPQVAEARRLAGEVADALGYVGVLTLEFFATREGPIFNEMAPRVHNSGHWTIEGAATSQFENHIRAVAGLPLGDTRTVAGVIEMRNIIGSEIAGAHAFLAEPDCHVHDYGKAEVREGRKMGHLTRLTRA from the coding sequence ATGCTGAAGCGCGGCTCCACCATCGGCATCCTGGGCGGGGGACAGCTTGGCCGGATGATGGCGGCAGCCGCCACCCAGCTCGGCTACAAGTGCATCGGCTACGCTCCCGAAGGCGACAATGTCGCAGGCGAGCTATGCGAGGATTTCTTCACCAACCGCTGGGACGACAAGGCCGCGCTCGCCGCTTTCGCCGCCCGCTGCGACGTGGTGACCTGGGAATTCGAGAACGTGCCGGTCGAAACCGCACGTGCCATTCCCGCTGGCCGTATCTTCCCCGATCCGCGCGCGCTCGAAACCGCGCAGGACCGGTTGAACGAGAAGCGCTTCGTCGAAGGCCTGGGCGGGCGACCGGCGGCCTATGCCAAGGTCGATTCGCCATCCGACCTCGAAGCTGCCGCCGACCGGCTCGGCGCGCCCGGCATCCTCAAGACCCGCCGCGACGGCTATGACGGCAAGGGCCAGTGGCGCATCATGTCGGGACGCGATGCCGCAGGGCTCAAGCTGCCCGACGTGTCCACGATCTACGAAGGCTTCGTCGAGTTCGACGCGGAATTCTCCGTCATCCTCGTGCGCGGACAGGACGGCGAAATCCGCTTCTGGGATAGCGCGCGCAACGTCCACGAGGATGGCATACTTGCCGCCTCGCTGCTGCCTGCCGGCGATATCGTCGAGCCGCAGGTGGCCGAGGCCCGCCGCCTTGCCGGAGAGGTCGCAGACGCGCTCGGTTACGTCGGCGTGTTGACGCTCGAGTTCTTCGCCACGCGCGAAGGGCCGATCTTCAACGAGATGGCACCGCGCGTGCACAATTCCGGCCACTGGACCATCGAGGGCGCGGCGACGAGCCAGTTCGAGAACCACATCCGCGCCGTCGCCGGTCTGCCGCTGGGCGACACGCGCACGGTCGCCGGGGTGATCGAGATGCGCAACATCATCGGAAGCGAGATCGCGGGCGCACATGCCTTCCTCGCCGAGCCCGATTGCCACGTCCACGACTATGGCAAGGCCGAGGTGCGCGAAGGGCGCAAGATGGGCCATCTGACCCGCCTGACCCGCGCATGA
- the purE gene encoding 5-(carboxyamino)imidazole ribonucleotide mutase — protein MGAKVAIVMGSQSDWSTMTCAAQVLEELGVETDVRIVSAHRTPDRMYDFAKGAEADGFEVIIAGAGGAAHLPGMIAALTHVPVLGVPVQSRALSGEDSLLSIVQMPAGIPVGTLAIGEAGATNAGLLAAAILASHDEGLKSRLKDWRAARSAAVTERPHD, from the coding sequence ATGGGGGCAAAGGTCGCAATCGTCATGGGGAGCCAGTCGGACTGGTCGACCATGACCTGCGCCGCGCAGGTGCTGGAAGAACTGGGGGTCGAAACCGATGTGCGGATCGTTTCCGCCCACCGCACGCCCGACCGGATGTACGATTTCGCCAAGGGCGCGGAGGCGGACGGCTTCGAGGTCATCATTGCCGGCGCCGGTGGCGCTGCGCACCTGCCCGGCATGATCGCCGCGCTGACCCATGTCCCCGTGCTCGGCGTACCGGTCCAGTCGCGCGCGCTGTCGGGCGAGGACAGCCTCCTCTCCATCGTGCAGATGCCCGCCGGCATCCCGGTCGGCACGCTGGCCATCGGCGAGGCGGGTGCGACCAATGCGGGCCTGCTCGCCGCCGCGATCCTCGCCAGCCACGACGAGGGGTTGAAGTCCCGCCTCAAGGACTGGCGCGCAGCACGCAGCGCCGCCGTGACCGAGCGACCGCACGACTGA
- the gpmA gene encoding 2,3-diphosphoglycerate-dependent phosphoglycerate mutase, with amino-acid sequence MSKLILVRHGQSEWNLANRFTGWWDVDLTEKGEAEARGAGELMKAKGVLPTVAFTSVQKRAIKTMNLALEACDRLWIPVTRDWHLNERHYGGLTGLDKQQTRERHGDEQVHIWRRSFDVPPPELEPGSEFDLSDDPRYAGIDVPRTESLKLTIERVLPYWEKAILPQLAKGENVIISAHGNSLRALVKHLSNISDDEITELEIPTGQPIVYDFDGTTVVGDRYYLKDS; translated from the coding sequence ATGTCCAAGCTGATCCTCGTTCGCCACGGCCAGAGCGAGTGGAACCTCGCCAACCGCTTCACCGGCTGGTGGGACGTCGACCTCACCGAGAAGGGCGAGGCCGAGGCGCGTGGGGCGGGCGAGCTGATGAAAGCCAAGGGCGTGCTGCCGACGGTCGCCTTCACTTCCGTGCAGAAGCGCGCGATCAAGACCATGAACCTGGCGCTCGAAGCCTGCGACCGGCTGTGGATCCCGGTGACGCGCGACTGGCACCTGAACGAGCGCCACTATGGCGGCCTCACCGGCCTCGACAAGCAGCAGACCCGCGAGCGGCACGGCGACGAACAGGTGCACATCTGGCGCCGCAGCTTCGACGTGCCCCCGCCCGAACTCGAGCCGGGCAGCGAATTCGACCTGTCTGACGACCCGCGTTACGCAGGGATCGACGTGCCGCGCACCGAAAGCCTCAAGCTGACGATCGAGCGCGTCCTGCCCTATTGGGAAAAAGCGATCCTGCCGCAGCTGGCCAAGGGCGAAAACGTGATCATCTCCGCACACGGCAATTCGCTGCGCGCGCTGGTGAAGCACCTGTCGAACATTTCCGATGACGAGATCACCGAACTGGAGATCCCGACCGGCCAGCCGATCGTCTACGACTTCGACGGCACCACGGTCGTCGGGGACCGCTATTACCTGAAGGACAGCTGA